Proteins encoded within one genomic window of Anastrepha ludens isolate Willacy chromosome 4, idAnaLude1.1, whole genome shotgun sequence:
- the LOC128862529 gene encoding multidrug resistance protein homolog 65, with amino-acid sequence MNEKEDNDFQTSTVLDEGSDESDHESKKVLSFYKLYRFSTLFENFLLFIGFVMSIVKALTLPAVVIVYSEFTAMLVDRSLQIGTSSKTYALPIFGGGKMLTNATKEENMSELYNDSISYGILLTLASIIMFISGVLSVDIFNIVALRQITRMRKILFETVIRQDIEWHDMATKQNFTQQIIDDIEKVRDGISEKVAHFLYLIFGFIITVCISFAYGWKLTLAVSAYIPIVIVLNYFVGKYQSKLTKREQESYAGAGNIVEEVLTSIRTVVAFGAERKESERYDNYLIPARKASQRKGAFSGFSEGVLKSMLFLSCAGAFWYGVNLIIDNRNVEDKEYTPAILMIAFFGIIVGADNIARTAPFLESFSIARGSATNIFKVIDTKSKIDPLSSDGKLINYGLRGEIEFKDVFFRYPSRPDVIIHRGINLKVNKGQTVALVGSSGCGKSTCIQLLQRFYDLIFGSITLDGLDIRKYNIHWLRSNIAVVGQEPVLFQGTIADNISYGKTNATQREIEAAAKTTGVHDFICSLPESYLTVIGEKGSQLSGGQKQRIAIARALIQDPKILLLDEATSALDYHSEKDIQKALDLVSKGRTTIVVSHRLSAIRGADKIVFLHEGKVFEEGSHDDLMTLKGMYYNMVRAGDINIADANEETTAEDKKINLNSIDKSFETDLINMEKNHISNEQPIIHTKSKENAPKEEASGGNFFITFKRILKLARPEWCMLLFGAVCAIAFGFTYPAFSVIFGEFYAALAQPDEEVALHRTSLLSIYCLILGVLTGIGSFLQTYLFNYAGVWLTTRIRSMTFTAIMRQEIGWFDEEGNSVGALSARLTGDASGVQGAIGYPLSGLLQAFSNFVIALTLSLYFSWKLALVCMCACPIIVGSIIFESKFMSTSLLHEKAVLEEACRIANEAISNIRTIAALRREAQTIEIYNSEIDKVQSLIRKKLKYRGLINASGQAFIFFAYAVGLCYGGVLVSEGKVPFQDIIKVSETLLYGSMMLAQSLAFAPAFTAALVAAHRVFQILDRSPKVSSSCRREDNATEKRLELFEGVRFSNIEFRYPTRSDVKVLNGLNLEVLKGKTVALVGRSGCGKSTCIQLLMRLYDPDSGTIKLNEDDIHKDISIESLRRKLGLVSQEPSLFERTIAENIAYGDNSRRVTIEEIIAAAKCANAHSFIITLPNGYDTRLGARGTQISGGQKQRIAIARALVRNPKILLLDEATSALDLQSEQLVQQALDVACTGRTCIVIAHRLSTVQNADVICVLKNGKIVEMGNHQQLVALNGIYAKLHKMQSHEK; translated from the exons atgaatgaaaaggaAGACAATGATTTTCAAACATCCACAGTTTTAGATGAAGGATCAGATGAGTCGGATCATGAAAGCAAAAAAGTCTTAAGCTTTTATAAGCTTTACCGCTTCTCAAcactatttgaaaattttttattatttattggctTTGTAATGTCCATAGTAAAAGCACTTACATTGCCAGCAGTGGTGATAGTTTATAGTGAATTCACGGCAATGCTAGTAGATCGATCATTGCAAATTGGCACTAGTTCCAAAACCTATGCATTACCCATATTCGGTGGTGGTAAAATGCt TACAAATGCAACCAAAGAAGAGAATATGTCGGAGTTGTATAATGACTCAATATCGTATGGAATTCTTTTGACATTAGCATCAATAATTATGTTCATATCAGGCGTTTTATCggttgatatttttaatattgtggCATTGAGGCAAATTACACGCATGCGTAAAATACTATTTGAAACAGTTATTCGACAGGATATTGAATGGCATGATATGGCCACCAAGCAAAACTTTACGCAACAAATAATAGA TGATATAGAGAAAGTAAGAGACGGGATATCTGAAAAAGTAGCTCACTTTTTATACCTCATATTTGGATTCATCATAACAGTTTGCATATCATTTGCTTATGGCTGGAAGCTCACTTTGGCAGTTAGTGCATATATACCAATCGTAATTGTTTTGAACTACTTTGTGGGCAAG TATCAAAGTAAGCTGACAAAAAGAGAGCAGGAGTCATACGCGGGAGCTGGTAACATTGTTGAGGAAGTTCTTACTTCGATTCGGACTGTTGTTGCATTTGGAGCAGAAAGGAAAGAGTCGGAACGTTATGATAACTATCTTATCCCTGCACGAAAAGCAAGTCAAAGGAAGGGTGCATTCTCGGGGTTCAGTGAAGGAGTTTTAAAGTCAATGCTTTTTCTCTCTTGTGCTGGAGCATTTTGGTATGGTGTTAACTTAATTATAGACAATAGAAATGTGGAAGATAAGGAATACACTCCCGCTATTTTAATGATA gcattttttggaattatcGTTGGAGCCGACAATATCGCACGCACTGCACCATTTTTGGAATCCTTTTCTATAGCCCGTGGTTCTGCAACTAATATTTTCAAAGTGATCGACACCAAATCAAAAATTGATCCCTTATCCAGTGACGGAAAATTAATCAACTACGGACTGCGAGGAGAAATTGAATTTAAAGATGTATTCTTTCGCTATCCTTCGCGACCAGATGTGATTATTCATCGAGGCatcaatttaaaagtaaataaaggcCAGACTGTTGCCCTTGTTGGCTCATCTGGTTGTGGAAAATCAACTTGCATTCAACTGTTGCAACGCTTCTATGATCTAATTTTTGGCTCAATAACATTAGATGGGTTggatataagaaaatataacatTCATTGGTTGAGATCCAACATTGCTGTGGTTGGCCAAGAACCAGTATTATTTCAAGGAACCATTG CTGACAATATTAGTTATGGAAAAACAAATGCAACACAACGAGAAATAGAAGCTGCTGCCAAGACAACTGGTGTGCATGATTTTATATGCAGTTTGCCCGAG aGTTACCTCACTGTTATAGGCGAAAAAGGATCTCAACTGTCTGGTGGCCAAAAACAACGCATTGCTATTGCCCGTGCTCTTATCCAGGATCCTAAAATTTTACTGCTGGACGAAGCAACATCTGCTTTAGATTATCATTCCGAAAAGGATATTCAAAAAGCACTGGATTTAGTTAGTAAAGGCCGTACGACAATTGTGGTTTCTCATCGGTTATCAGCAATTCGAGGAGCAGATAAAATAGTTTTCTTACATGAAGGTAAAGTTTTCGAAGAGGGATCACACGACGATCTCATGACATTAAAAGGAATGTATTACAATATGGTACGCGCAGGGGATATCAATATAGCTGATGCTAATGAAGAAACTACTGCTGAAGATAAAA AAATCAATCTAAACTCTATTGACAAGTCTTTCGAAACAGATTTAATTAATATGGAAAAGAATCACATTTCAAATGAGCAACCAATAATACATACGAAGAGCAAAGAAAATGCACCGAAAGAAGAAGCCTCTGgaggaaattttttcataacattTAAACGCATATTAAAATTAGCCCGCCCTGAATGGTGTATGCTATTATTTGGCGCGGTATGCGCAATAGCGTTTGGTTTTACCTATCCTGCATTTTCAGTCATCTTTGGAGAATTTTACGCCGCTTTGGCACAACCAGATGAAGAAGTTGCACTTCATCGCACTTCGCTCCTATCAATCTATTGCTTAATCTTGGGCGTATTAACTGGAATCGGTTCTTTTCTGCAAACGTATTTATTTAACTATGCGGGCGTATGGTTAACTACACGAATACGCTCAATGACATTTACAGCTATAATGCGTCAGGAGATTGGCTGGTTTGATGAAGAAGGCAACTCAGTTGGTGCACTCTCAGCAAGATTAACTGGAGATGCTTCTGGTGTACAGGGAGCCATAGGCTATCCATTGAGCGGCTTACTGCAAGCATTTTCCAATTTCGTTATTGCATTGACGTTATCGCTTTATTTTTCATGGAAGCTGGCTCTGGTGTGTATGTGCGCTTGTCCAATCATAGTGGGATCCATCATATTTGAATCAAA atttatgaGCACTTCTCTGCTTCATGAAAAAGCAGTATTGGAAGAAGCTTGCCGCATTGCAAACGAGGCCATCTCAAACATTAGAACAATTGCTGCTTTACGGCGCGAAGCCCAAACTATCGAAATATATAATTCTGAAATAGACAAGGTTCAGTCATTGAtccgaaaaaaactaaaatatcgtGGATTGATAAATGCATCAGGAcaagcatttatattttttgcatatgCAGTAGGTCTGTGTTATGGAGGGGTACTTGTGTCTGAAGGAAAGGTTCCATTTCAGGATATTatcaa AGTATCGGAAACGCTTTTATATGGCTCCATGATGTTGGCACAATCCTTAGCGTTTGCACCAGCTTTCACTGCAGCTTTGGTGGCGGCCCATCGAGTATTCCAAATATTAGACAGATCGCCAAAAGTTTCTTCTTCGTGTAGGCGAGAGGACAATGCTACAGAAAAAAGACTTGAGCTGTTTGAGGGTGTTCGGTTTTCTAATATAGAATTTAGATACCCAACACGTTCGGATGTAAAAGTTCTAAATGGGTTAAATTTGGAAGTGCTCAAAGGAAAAACTGTAGCTTTGGTTGGTCGTTCCGGTTGTGGAAAATCAACGTGCATACAACTATTAATGCGTTTGTATGATCCTGACAGTGGCACCATT AAACTAAACGAGGACGATATTCATAAAGACATCTCCATTGAAAGTTTGAGAAGAAAACTGGGACTCGTCTCCCAGGAACCGTCTTTATTTGAGCGCACAattgccgaaaatattgcttatgGTGATAATTCGCGAAGAGTGACCATAGAAGAAATAATTGCAGCTGCGAAATGCGCAAACGCACATTCCTTTATAATAACTTTGCCAAATGGGTACGACACACGTTTAGGCGCACGTGGAACTCAGATATCTGGTGGTCAGAAGCAACGTATCGCTATTGCTCGAGCTTTAGTACGCAACcccaaaatattactattaGACGAAGCAACGTCCGCTTTAGATTTGCAAAGCGAGCAATTAGTGCAGCAGGCTCTTGATGTGGCGTGTACTGGACGAACTTGTATAGTGATAGCACATCGTTTGTCCACTGTTCAAAATGCTGATGTAATTTGTGTTCTGAAAAATGGTAAAATAGTAGAAATGGGAAACCATCAGCAACTTGTTGCGCTCAATGGAATTTATGCAAAACTTCACAAAATGCAAAGTCATGAGAAATAa
- the LOC128862530 gene encoding enhancer of mRNA-decapping protein 3 yields the protein MGDDFLGKAVSIECDPKLGVFQGVIKNISESEITIIRAFRNGIPLKKQDAEVTLRSTDILNIYVIPSFNGQNSVVSTDIKKPTIVKQPSFANAGKNALALSHNKDVFEKDHSSSLPNSTFPKAEDSIGELTNKISNVKVDSSKYRSAQNLESRVFESGKVPCNTTVKEFFGNLLPPKVEARLGSTQFPPSPKSMNVYDVDNFDITSTMCDQPSTSSKPIDIKVKRNTYGISVFPTAPDIPGCGNGNGNGKLRYVNNGSSINGSGRKQRKQLRKDGNMKYSQTFSTSVDDPLLHEDFDFEGNLALFNKQAIWDTIEAEQKPDLVRQTSGAMKKYRHDENILVSEPVRLRQIENIFDGSTDFVTDEGLIIPTIPSFVREKIESLAEKKGLSLPRQLDILTRGVTDLAILLLGGARRLTPTNYHQWPIIVIICAKSGDLRNSNIGAATGRQMASHGLKVILYLDEENLDTKSKEIALFSATDNAIVYSVDELPSPDLVILSTNSNTLTSNIRKWLGENRASVLAVDPPPDGIKDVCIKYAILPILPLNGISSNNYGKLYLCNLGIPDTFYRDAGIKYKSPFGHKFVIPIHLKE from the exons ATGGGAGATGATTTCCTGGGCAAAGCCGTTTCCATAGAATGTGATCCTAAACTCGGTGTTTTTCAGggagtaattaaaaatatatctgaATCCGAGATAACGATCATTCGGGCTTTTCGCAATGGTATACCGTTAAAGAAGCAGGATGCTGAAGTGACTTTACG GTCGACAGATATTCTTAATATTTATGTGATACCGTCCTTTAATGGACAAAATTCTGTCGTCTCAACCGACATAAAGAAACCGACAATTGTCAAACAGCCAAGCTTTGCAAATGCGGGGAAAAACGCATTGGCCTTATCTCACAATAAAGATGTCTTCGAAAAAGATCACTCATCCTCATTACCTAATAGCACTTTCCCAAAAGCAGAAGATAGCATAGGTGAACTCACAAATAAGATATCGAATGTAAAGGTAGATTCCAGCAAGTATAGAAg TGCTCAAAATTTGGAGAGTAGAGTATTTGAAAGTGGTAAAGTGCCTTGCAATACTACTGTTAAGGAATTTTTCGGAAACCTGCTTCCGCCCAAGGTAGAAGCTCGACTGGGGAGCACCCAATTTCCACCATCTCCTAAATCGATGAATGTCTATGATGTTGACAACTTTGATATTACGAGTACGATGTGTGATCAACCTTCAACATCTTCCAAACCTATTGATATAAAAGTTAAGAGGAATACCTATGGAATAAGTGTTTTCCCAACCGCACCAGATATTCCTGGTTGCGGAAACGGGAATGGAAATGGCAAACTGCGTTACGTTAATAATGGCTCTAGTATCAATGGAAGCGGTCGCAAACAACGAAAACAGTTACGTAAAGATGGTAACATGAAATACAGCCAAACGTTTAGCACTTCGGTCGATGATCCCTTGTTACACGAAGATTTcgattttgaaggaaatttAGCTCTCTTTAATAAGCAAGCAATTTGGGATACAATTGAAGCGGAACAGAAACCGGATTTGGTACGTCAAACTTCCGGTGCAATGAAAAAATACCGACACGATGAGAATATATTGGTCAGTGAACCTGTAAGGCTGCggcaaattgaaaacatttttgatgGATCTACGGATTTCGTTACCG atGAAGGACTAATAATACCAACCATCCCCTCTTTTGTACGTGAAAAAATTGAAAGCCTAGCGGAAAAAAAAGGTCTTTCTTTGCCAAGACAGTTGGATATTCTAACAAGGGGAGTTACAGATCTTGCCATATTGTTATTAGGAGGCGCTAGAAGACTTACACCCACTAATTACCATCAATGGCCAATCATTGTTATTATATGTGCGAAATCGGGAGATTTGAG AAATAGTAATATTGGCGCCGCTACTGGGCGTCAAATGGCATCGCATGGGTTAAAGGTGATACTTTATCTTGACGAAGAAAATCTGGATACTAAAAGCAAAGAGATTGCTCTTTTCAGTGCTACGGACAATGCCATTGTATATTCTGTTGATG AACTGCCTTCGCCAGATCTAGTAATTTTATCAACTAATTCAAATACTTTAACGAGCAATATAAGGAAATGGTTAGGTGAGAATAG AGCGTCAGTTCTTGCAGTTGACCCGCCACCGGATGGGATTAAAGATGTTTgcattaaatatgcaattttaCCAATATTACCATTAAATGGCATTTCATCCAACAACTacggaaaattatatttatgtaactTAGGTATACCGGATACATTTTATCGTGATGCTGGAATTAAATACAAAAGTCCGTTCGGTCACAAGTTTGTGATACCAATCCACTTAAAGGAATGA